AGTTTTCTTACCCTGTTTAATTTCGTCATCGGTCAGCCGTGCCATTTGCAAATTTTCGGTTCTGACAGTTGGGGGCGTAGCGTTGAGTAAAAACAGAGTATACAGTCCGTCAGCATCATCATAAGTAGCTTGTTGTACTGGATACTGACCATCACCCAACTTATTTATGTTTGTTGTTTGGCTAGCATTGTTGGCTTGCGGCTGATTTTGATTTGCTCCACCGCCGCAGGCAACTGTGGTTAAACACAAACTTAATGTTAAAAAAATTACTGTGAATTGACGCAAAATTTTCATCAGCATTTGATTATTTTCTCATCCTCGAGCTTAACAATTTCTCCATCAAACTGGTAATTGGTAATTACTAATTACGAATGGGTGAAAACTCCCATTCTCTAACAATTACAAAGGTATCAACTCTGGGTAGTATTGCAAAAGCTGATCGTTAGTAAGTTCATCACCTAATTGAGCAGGTGAAAAATGTACCTGGATTGCTTGGAGTTTATGGTTATAATGCAAGTTTATTAAGGCTTTTAAGCCTTCTTTGAGAGCGTAAAGATTGGCCAGATCAGTTTCTAATTCTGGTACTTCTCCTGTATAAGCAACTGTAATCATCACCACAACATTGCGGGTTACAGGAATAGAAAAAGAGTCATTATAATCAGACTCAGAACTGAAATCTGGCTCACTTTTATAACGTTGGGCAGAGTCTGTAAATAATTCATTGATATAATCCCCTGCTTCGCCTTCATTCCAAAATACTTCGCCTTCATTAGCAGCAGAAAGCCAATATTCATCATATTGCAGTAGAGTTTCGCAAAGTTCTACTAATCCTTCTCCTAAAACATTGAGATCACCTTCAGAATCCATTGCTTCCCGCGCACCACGATTTAATACTCCTAAAATTGGTGCAACTTCAGATCCCGCTAAATGTAACATAATACGACAAACTACATAGCGAGTCTTACCCATCATTCTATTAAAGGAATCGCGCATTTTTCCTCCTCATATTTTAGTTGTTAGTGGGTGGAGATGCGATTAATCGCGTCTGTACATTAGCAGTTAGTAGTTTATAGTTTTTGATTTACCACTAACTACTATCTATGAGCTTATGTAATGAAATCCTTTGATAAAATCAATAACCATACTTGCAGAAGGTGTAATAACTTTGGTAGTGCCTAGAGAGTTGCCATCATTTGTAGATGCATTAATGTCAGAATTATCAATAAATCTACCAAAGTGAGGATGGTCATGGATAATCAAACTTTCGGCACTAGAATTAGTTAAAATTGTCTGGGTTGGTGCTTGGAAAAATTTGATTTTTGTTGTAATTTTAAGTATATTTATTAGTTTTTTGATTACACCAGTATTTTCTATAACTTGTTCGACCAATGTAGTCAATTGCTGAAAGTGCTGAGGAGTCAATGAAGTAATATGAGAAACTTTTTCACTCTTGATGATTGCCAATAGTGTACGAATATTGTTTTGGGTAGTTGTAGAATCTTGGAAGGGAAGAATTGCCATGTAAGCTATGGGTAATAAATTCAGATCACTATCTACACAAAATGTAAAAACTGTACGCCGACGCCCAATTTCCATGCTGGGAGGTTGTTTGAATTCGCGATATTGTTGAGCTATCTGGTGATAAGCACCAGCAATGGCAAAATTCGCTTCATGATCCAAGGGTTTATCGATCACAATCCGAATTGTCGGTGGAGTTTCGTTAAAAAATTCCCGTGATTCTTCAGTGTTGAATTTTTGAATGATAGAGCGATCGCCACTAGGACTAAGATCAACCCACTCACAAATCATGCCCTCAGTTTTTAAACCAAATCTGGAGGTCGAATAAAGTTTCGCGCCTGTTAAAGTTGCCCCTGATAAATCTGCACCTACCCATTCGGCTTTTATTAATTTAGCCTGAGTTAGATCAGCATGAACCAAACTAGCATTGGTTAAGTTGGCATTGCTTAAATCTGCCCCAATCAGATTCGCACCACTCAATTTTGCTTCACTTAAATCTGCCCAACTCAGATTTGCCCCATTTAAATCTGCCCAACGCAAATTAGCTCCACTCAAATTAGCCCCACTCAAATTACTATGGCTAAGATTGGCTTGTCTCATTTCTGCATTTCGGCAATTAGCACCACTGAAATCGGTACGGCTCAAGTCGGTGTTATTTAAGTTAGCGCCCTCTAAATTTGCTTCTGTTAACAAACTATCCCTCAAATTCGCCTCGCTCAAATTAGCGTAGCGCAGTATAGCGTGGCGAAGTGCAGCTTCTCTAAGATCCGCACAACTGAGATTGGCTGCAAACAGATCAGCACGACTCAGATCAGCACGAATTAACTCTGCACGGATGAGGGAGGCTGACTGGAGTTGGGCGCGACTCAAATCCGCTCTAATCAAATTGGCAACATTGAGACTAGCGTGGTTGAGGTTGGCTTGGTGAAGATAAGCACCACTTAATCTCGCTACATTGATCTGGGCATGACTGAAATCAGTACCACACAGATGGGAACCACTGAGATTAACAATACTCAAATTAGCATGACTAAAATTTGCTTCATTGAGCTTGACACCACTGAGGTTAGCTTCAGAAAGATCAACACCGCTAAAATCTCTCTCTCCTGCTTCGTATTTTGCTAGCAATTCCTCTAAAGTCATTGGAGTTACCTCACCGGATGCCAACTCAAATAGTGGGTAAAGTTGTGTATCTTAACTCGTAATTGAATTTCGATCAAAATCACAATGAAAATTGGTATTTTAGGACTCGGACTAATTGGTGGCTCTTTGGGTTTAGATTTGCGATCGCATGGACATTATGTGTTTGGAGTTAGTCGTAAGGAATTAACTTGTACCAAGGCGATCGCCCTTGGTAGTGTAGATGAAGCATCTGTTAACATGAGCTTGCTCACTGCCGCAGAGGTTGTATTTATTTGTACACCGATTGGACTTATTATTCCCACAATCGAGCAGTTAATCGCTCATCTACCTGCTAATGTTGTGATTACTGATGTCGGTTCAGTTAAAACACCGATAGTCACAGCAATTTCTCCCCTGTGGACAAATTTTATCGGGGGACACCCAATGGCGGGTACAGCCGAAAGTGGTATTGAGGCTGCACAAAAGCATTTATTTATTGGTCGACCTTATGTGTTAACACCAACAGCGACAACACCAACAGATGCATTATCTTGTGTAGAGAAAATAGTCAATCAACTGGGGTGTAGAGTTTACCATTGTCCTCCAGAAAATCATGACCGGGCAGTAAGTTGGATTTCTCATTTGCCAGTCATGGTTAGCGCTGCTTTAATTGCTGCTTGCTTGAGTGAAAGCGATGCCCAGGTATTGCAATTAGCACAAAATCTCGCTAGTTCTGGCTTTCGAGACACTAGTCGCATCGGCGGCGGCAATCCAGAATTAGGGATGATGATGGCACAATATAACCAACAAGAATTATTGCGATCGCTCCGACAATATCGCCATAATCTCGATGAATTAATTCACCTGATTGAGCAACAAAAGTGGACAGAGTTAGAAGAACTTTTCAAATTGGCTCAATCAAATCGTCCTAAATTTATTGAAGATTGTTAATGGTGCGTGGATAGTAGATAGTCGTTCAAAACACAAACAACTAAGTAGAAGGCTTCTATCTTCTCATGCTAAAACGGCAGCTAGCAAAAATAAACTATCTACCAAAATTGTACTTAACACGGCTCCGCCAAAAGCATACCAGTGACACTGTCTTCTACCTAAAGGTAAAATTCCTACCATCGTGAGAACCATAGCCAGAATTAATGCCCAGGCTACTCCCCAAGGCGTTTGTACTCGTGCGACTGCACTCTGTAAAATTAGTGGCACGAATTCTGGTTCTACTCGCATAATTTGTCGCCAGTGCGGCATTAAATTTACCAAGTAGAAATACACGTCAGTTAAGACAGTACCAATTAAGGAACCTAAATAAAACCAGTTACCGATTTTTCCCCAGTTTCGACGCAGACACCAGATTGCAAACGGTAGACCTATAGACTCTACTGGTAAATGCCATAAAGGTTCCCAACGCAACCAACCCCAGTAAATTGAACCAGCTAACCAACTCCAGCTAAACCCAAATAATAAATCTCCCCAATGGTATGTTACAGAACGTGACATTAATAATAAACTCAGCCACACCCATAAAAATGTGAGACCAATACTCAACCAGGGTAGCGATCGCACTAGAGGGGCTTCGATAAATACTGGTACAGATACCAAAAATATAGCTGCTGCGAATATTAACCAAGTTTGCCGAGCCGAGGCAAACATGCCAAGCGGAGTTGAGGCATTCACCTGAGAATGTACAGAGGCAGAGAATGTCTCAGTCTTTGATTTGATGTCGGTGGAAACAGTGTATGAGGACAATGTATTGTTAACCAAAGTTTATTAATATTCTTTACTTAACTTTATCTTATTTAAGATATCACAATCAAATATGCCCCCCCCGGGCATATTTATATTGTACTGATGGTAACACAGGGTTTGCTGCTAAGTTAATTCCCGATTCCCCATCCCCAATTCCTATTTTCAAGACAGCACTCCACCAAATTACTTTTGATAATCTGTGAGATCCCCGACTTTTTTAACAAGTCGGGGATCTGGTTCTTTGCAGAACTAATGACATAAACTACTAGTTTTCAAGTTTGGCTATCTGTTAATTGCTTGAACTGAGGCGTTACTGTTAGGTGATTCGCATTTAACAAGCACTAAGTAAATTAACCATTTGACAATCAAGTGGTAGACAAATCTTTTCAAGGGTGTCAAGCCATAGCCTAAACACTTGGAAAAATCACACCAAAAGTTGAGGTGCTGTAATCAAAGAACACAAGCATAGTTATGAAAATTTTGTAAAATTACGAAGATTTATTATGAGTGGTAAATTCTTCACAGAAGAAGGCTAATGGGTACTCGGGAACTCTTGGAGGGGATTAAATGTATCTATTCCAAAGCCGTCTCCCACAACCTTTACCAATAGCCCTTCTTCTATTACATCTGCCAGAAGGTATGCCAAACACCTGGAAGTTTCACTCGATTGTAATGACAATGATCGCATAAAAAACAAATGGTTCTATCAAAACGTCAACTATTCGTGCTTTTAACTGCTGCATCGACTTTTATTTCAGTTGCAGCCCAACCGCTAAAAGTTCTTAGCACCCAGCCAATTCCGGGCAATGGAGTGCAACAAATGAATATCTTGCAAGCGATTATTTTGGGGTTTGTGCAAGGAGTAACAGAATTTTTGCCTATCAGTAGCACAGCACATTTAAAAGTTGTACCAGTAGTTCTGGGTTGGGGAGATCCAGGGGTCGCTTTTACAGCCATTATTCAGTTAGGAAGTATTGCAGCTGTATTGTGGTATTTCCGGTCAGATCTGACACGATTGCTTAAGGGAGGATGGAGTGCTATTGCCCGTAAAGATTACGCTGACTACGACTTGCGTCTTTGTTTAGGAATTGTGTTGGGAACCTTACCCATCGTCTTTTTTGGATTGTTGATCAAAAAATTTATTCCAGATTTTGATAATTCACCGATACGCAGTTTAGCTGCGATCGCGATCGCTTCTATAATCATGTCACTATTACTGGGATTAGCAGAGATACTAGGCAAGCGTCAACGCGACTTTGAACATTTGACCATGAAAGATGGGTTATTGATGGGTTTAGCCCAGTCTTTAGCATTAATTCCGGGCGTATCTCGTTCCGGTTCTACTCTCACATCTGGATTATTTATCGGATTGCAACGAGAAACAGCAGCACGTTTTTCGTTTCTGTTGGGAATTCCAGCCATTACTTTGGCTGGGTTAGTCGAATTAAAAGATGTTTTAGGGCAAGGTGTTGCAGATGTGGGAATAGCTTCTTTAATTGTTGGTGTTATTTCAGCAACAATATTTTCCTATTTAGCAATTGCAGGGTTGCTGCGCTTCCTCAAAACCCACAGTAATTGGGTATTTATTTGGTATAGGCTGATATTTGGCATATTAATACTGGCGGCTATTAGGATGGGATTGTTGATAAATAGTTAAAACAAAGGATGAAGTGTCAAGGATGAAGGATGAAAAAATAATACTTCATTCTTTATCCTCCACACTTGAGCCTTCATACTTCAGCCTTTATATTTAAAATGACTACTATTCGTCCGGCTAGAGTTACCAAAGTATTACCCGATTCGATTGCAGCAGAAATTGGTTTTGAAGTTGGGGATGCGATCGTCAGTATTAACGGCACACCTCCCCGTGATTTAATTGATTATCGGTTTTTGTGCGCTGATGAGATTTTAGAACTAGAAGTCTTAGACGCTACTGGCAAAACTCATCATATTGAAATTGAAAAAGACTACGACGAGGATTTAGGGCTAGAATTTGAAACTGCTTTATTTGATAATTTAATCCAATGCAATAATCGTTGTCCGTTTTGTTTTATCGACCAACAGCCACCAGGTAAACGCTCAAGTTTATATCTCAAAGATGACGATTATCGCTTAAGCTTTTTGTATGGTTCTTACCTAACCTTAACTAATTTGAGGGAACGGGAATGGCAACGCATCGAAGCAATGCGGTTGTCTCCGTTATATGTATCAGTTCACGCCACAGAACCCGAAGTCAGAATTAGACTCTTAAAAAATCCTCGGGCTGGACAAATTTTGCAGCAACTCAAGTGGTTTCAACAAAGACGGCTGCAAATCCATGCTCAGGTAGTCGTATGTCCTGGTATAAATGATGGTCAGCATTTGGAACAAACCCTGAGAGACTTAGCGTCATTTCATACAGGTGAAGTGCCAACTGTTGCTTCTGTAGCAGTAGTACCAGTGGGATTAACCAAGTTTCGTCCCCAAGCAGACGAACTCACACCAGTTACTAGAGAAAAAGCCCAAGAGGTAATTCAACAAGTGCGATCGCTTCAGCAGCAATTTCGGCAAAAGTTTGATTATACATTTGCTTGGTTAGCTGATGAGTGGTTTTTAATTGCCAAAGAGGAATTACCATGCGAATCTGAATACGAAGACTATCCCCAAATCGATAATGGTGTTGGCTCGATTCGCTTATTTATCAAGCAGTTTATGCAAGTTGCAGATGAATTACTACCAGCAAAAATACCAGGACAAAAAAGATTTACCTGGGTAGTGGGTAACGCTGTAGAACAAGCATTTCAACCAATTCTCGAACAGTTGAATTCGGTAGAAGGTTTACAAGTAAATATGCAGGCTCTCAAGAGCGATTATTGGGGACAAAATATATCCGTGACAGGGTTGCTAACCGGTCATGATTTACTGTTAAATTTACAAGGGCAAGATTTAGGAGATGGAATTTTGCTGCCAACTGTCATGCTAAAACATGGCGAGTTGGTATTTTTAGATGATATAAATGTAAATGATTTAGCCCGGCAATTGGATACCAACATCTTCCCAGTGGCGGGGATAGAAGAACTAATAGAAACTTGTATTAAATAGTTGGTTGTTAGTAGTTAGTGGTTATTAGTGAATCACAAATGACCATTGACCAATGACTAATTTAAGTGAGGAGTGGATAGTGAAGTGCTAAAGAAAAAACTAGCAAAAGATAAATTTAAGAATATCAAAAAAACTGGATTATTTATTTTTAAAATAAAATTTACACTTTACAATCTACTCGCTATTACACCAGCAATCGCTACGACTGCTGAAGAACCTATAATCAGTGTTGTCTATACTCAAGAAAATGCTAGTCAGTGGGCAGGAATAGAAAATCGCTTACAAGCAATAGGTATAAAGTACTGTGTAATTTCTTTAGATAACGTCAAGAGTACAGCAGATTGGGGCGATCGCCCGGTGTTATTTTTGCCGAATGTAGAGAGTGTATCACCAACACAAGCGATCGCTTTGGAAGAATGGATGAGAAATGGTGGACGCTTGATTGCTAGCGGCCCAGTGGGGAGTTCATCAGCACCAGGAGTCCGTCAACTGCTGCAATCCCTCTTAGGTGGATATTGGGGATTCAGCTTAGATTCTCCGCAAAAACTACAACCTTCATCAGAAATAACACGGAATTTGAACAGTCCAGATGAACTGCTGGGTACAGTTCGTGGTGGTGTGATGATTCCCAATACTATAGCATCGCAAACAGCTGCTGTCTGGGATGCCAAAGATACACCGCCCGCAGTATTAACTACAGAACGCTCCACTTTGTTAGGTTGGCGTTGGGGAGTAGATGCTGCTTCTGGTGTAAAAACAGATGCAGCTTGGTTAAAAGCTGCACTTAAGCGGCATCTGCGAAAGTTTTCTATTTATAATAATAGAGTGCCAGGCGGTTCACAAATCTGCTCTACCTCCGTCGTCGCCACCACTCCCCCCACTCCTCAAACTCCCCCCGCTCCCCCCACTCCTCCTCCTCAAATTACAGCCACTGCTCCCCAACCGCGACCTCTACCTAATATTACGTTTCCACGTTCAGATGAAGCTATCGATCAACTGGAACAGAGGGTGCGTTTAGATGTAGAACCTAAATCCAATACACCTATTAGTCGTAGTGAAGCGATCGCTCTCCAGCAACAGTTAGAAAGTCTCATTGGACGAGTTGAAAGCGCCCACTTAGCAGCTACGGTACACAATCGTAATTCCCAAGTTGCCAAAGCACAGCAAGCGCAATTCGCCTCAATTAAATCTGGCGCACCAGTCCAGAATATTGAGCAAGTGCTGACACAAGCAAGGGAAGTGGCTAAAAATTTGC
Above is a genomic segment from Fischerella sp. JS2 containing:
- a CDS encoding DUF1517 domain-containing protein, whose amino-acid sequence is MRDSFNRMMGKTRYVVCRIMLHLAGSEVAPILGVLNRGAREAMDSEGDLNVLGEGLVELCETLLQYDEYWLSAANEGEVFWNEGEAGDYINELFTDSAQRYKSEPDFSSESDYNDSFSIPVTRNVVVMITVAYTGEVPELETDLANLYALKEGLKALINLHYNHKLQAIQVHFSPAQLGDELTNDQLLQYYPELIPL
- a CDS encoding prephenate/arogenate dehydrogenase gives rise to the protein MKIGILGLGLIGGSLGLDLRSHGHYVFGVSRKELTCTKAIALGSVDEASVNMSLLTAAEVVFICTPIGLIIPTIEQLIAHLPANVVITDVGSVKTPIVTAISPLWTNFIGGHPMAGTAESGIEAAQKHLFIGRPYVLTPTATTPTDALSCVEKIVNQLGCRVYHCPPENHDRAVSWISHLPVMVSAALIAACLSESDAQVLQLAQNLASSGFRDTSRIGGGNPELGMMMAQYNQQELLRSLRQYRHNLDELIHLIEQQKWTELEELFKLAQSNRPKFIEDC
- a CDS encoding undecaprenyl-diphosphate phosphatase: MVLSKRQLFVLLTAASTFISVAAQPLKVLSTQPIPGNGVQQMNILQAIILGFVQGVTEFLPISSTAHLKVVPVVLGWGDPGVAFTAIIQLGSIAAVLWYFRSDLTRLLKGGWSAIARKDYADYDLRLCLGIVLGTLPIVFFGLLIKKFIPDFDNSPIRSLAAIAIASIIMSLLLGLAEILGKRQRDFEHLTMKDGLLMGLAQSLALIPGVSRSGSTLTSGLFIGLQRETAARFSFLLGIPAITLAGLVELKDVLGQGVADVGIASLIVGVISATIFSYLAIAGLLRFLKTHSNWVFIWYRLIFGILILAAIRMGLLINS
- a CDS encoding pentapeptide repeat-containing protein, with translation MTLEELLAKYEAGERDFSGVDLSEANLSGVKLNEANFSHANLSIVNLSGSHLCGTDFSHAQINVARLSGAYLHQANLNHASLNVANLIRADLSRAQLQSASLIRAELIRADLSRADLFAANLSCADLREAALRHAILRYANLSEANLRDSLLTEANLEGANLNNTDLSRTDFSGANCRNAEMRQANLSHSNLSGANLSGANLRWADLNGANLSWADLSEAKLSGANLIGADLSNANLTNASLVHADLTQAKLIKAEWVGADLSGATLTGAKLYSTSRFGLKTEGMICEWVDLSPSGDRSIIQKFNTEESREFFNETPPTIRIVIDKPLDHEANFAIAGAYHQIAQQYREFKQPPSMEIGRRRTVFTFCVDSDLNLLPIAYMAILPFQDSTTTQNNIRTLLAIIKSEKVSHITSLTPQHFQQLTTLVEQVIENTGVIKKLINILKITTKIKFFQAPTQTILTNSSAESLIIHDHPHFGRFIDNSDINASTNDGNSLGTTKVITPSASMVIDFIKGFHYISS
- a CDS encoding TIGR03279 family radical SAM protein is translated as MTTIRPARVTKVLPDSIAAEIGFEVGDAIVSINGTPPRDLIDYRFLCADEILELEVLDATGKTHHIEIEKDYDEDLGLEFETALFDNLIQCNNRCPFCFIDQQPPGKRSSLYLKDDDYRLSFLYGSYLTLTNLREREWQRIEAMRLSPLYVSVHATEPEVRIRLLKNPRAGQILQQLKWFQQRRLQIHAQVVVCPGINDGQHLEQTLRDLASFHTGEVPTVASVAVVPVGLTKFRPQADELTPVTREKAQEVIQQVRSLQQQFRQKFDYTFAWLADEWFLIAKEELPCESEYEDYPQIDNGVGSIRLFIKQFMQVADELLPAKIPGQKRFTWVVGNAVEQAFQPILEQLNSVEGLQVNMQALKSDYWGQNISVTGLLTGHDLLLNLQGQDLGDGILLPTVMLKHGELVFLDDINVNDLARQLDTNIFPVAGIEELIETCIK
- a CDS encoding DUF3120 domain-containing protein; the protein is MFASARQTWLIFAAAIFLVSVPVFIEAPLVRSLPWLSIGLTFLWVWLSLLLMSRSVTYHWGDLLFGFSWSWLAGSIYWGWLRWEPLWHLPVESIGLPFAIWCLRRNWGKIGNWFYLGSLIGTVLTDVYFYLVNLMPHWRQIMRVEPEFVPLILQSAVARVQTPWGVAWALILAMVLTMVGILPLGRRQCHWYAFGGAVLSTILVDSLFLLAAVLA